In a genomic window of Halalkalibacillus sediminis:
- the hemQ gene encoding hydrogen peroxide-dependent heme synthase, which yields MPEAVETLDGWYCLHDFRKVDWAKWKKASSEEREQALSELNHMMAAWEDIESDKIGSFGFYMIVGHKADLMFLNARPTMEELTELESSLNKSKMAEFLTQSYSYISVVELSTYMAYGKDPDTDPELQARLKPIFPKWDHVCFYPMDKRRLGEDNWYMESKDERGKLMYAHGQTGRKYAGKVRQMITGSQGLDDWEWGVTLFAHDPLQFKKLIYEMRFDEVSARFADFGSFYVGHRRDREELEKVLHV from the coding sequence ATGCCAGAAGCAGTTGAAACATTAGATGGATGGTATTGTTTACATGATTTTCGTAAAGTAGATTGGGCAAAATGGAAGAAAGCATCTAGTGAAGAGCGCGAACAAGCTTTAAGCGAACTGAATCATATGATGGCAGCTTGGGAAGATATCGAATCGGACAAGATAGGTAGCTTCGGTTTTTACATGATTGTCGGCCACAAAGCGGATTTAATGTTCTTGAATGCTCGCCCGACTATGGAAGAACTTACTGAACTAGAATCATCATTGAATAAATCAAAAATGGCGGAGTTCCTTACTCAATCGTATTCATACATCTCAGTAGTTGAATTATCGACATATATGGCTTATGGGAAAGATCCTGACACTGACCCAGAACTTCAGGCCCGTCTTAAGCCGATTTTCCCTAAATGGGATCACGTTTGCTTCTACCCTATGGACAAACGTCGCTTAGGAGAAGATAACTGGTATATGGAATCAAAAGATGAACGAGGCAAACTGATGTATGCGCACGGCCAAACAGGACGTAAATATGCTGGTAAGGTTCGTCAAATGATTACTGGTAGCCAAGGTTTAGACGACTGGGAATGGGGCGTAACATTATTCGCACATGACCCGTTACAATTCAAAAAACTAATCTATGAAATGCGCTTCGACGAAGTAAGTGCGCGCTTCGCGGACTTCGGTTCTTTCTATGTGGGCCACCGCAGAGATCGCGAAGAGCTTGAAAAAGTATTACACGTATAA
- a CDS encoding DUF4260 domain-containing protein, whose product MVKSLLHLEGLFILAVSVFVYYQMEYSWLLFLILLFTPDLSMLGYIFNNSVGAMCYNLVHTYTLAILLIGVGYFGAVDAVLAIGLILAAHIGMDRMIGYGLKYPTDFKDTHLNKV is encoded by the coding sequence TTGGTTAAGTCACTTCTTCATTTAGAAGGGTTATTCATTCTAGCTGTAAGTGTTTTTGTCTATTATCAAATGGAGTATAGTTGGTTGTTGTTTTTAATACTATTGTTCACACCCGATCTTTCCATGTTGGGCTATATCTTCAATAATAGTGTAGGAGCTATGTGTTATAACTTGGTTCATACTTACACTCTAGCGATTTTGTTAATTGGAGTTGGGTATTTTGGAGCGGTCGATGCTGTATTAGCCATAGGGTTGATTTTGGCTGCCCATATCGGTATGGATAGAATGATAGGCTATGGACTTAAATATCCTACAGATTTTAAAGATACACACCTGAATAAAGTTTAA